A window of the Dunckerocampus dactyliophorus isolate RoL2022-P2 chromosome 21, RoL_Ddac_1.1, whole genome shotgun sequence genome harbors these coding sequences:
- the LOC129173812 gene encoding musculin, whose amino-acid sequence MSTGSSASDAEDCDASCHTRTEDVDRDGGPKHKQSKKDARQSHRDAANARERARMRVLSKAFSRLKTSLPWVPADTKLSKLDTLRLASNYISHLRQLLQEDRLEDSFVQPSTLTWPFAMAGHSEDQDMSTTGRLCGATAC is encoded by the exons ATGTCCACTGGCTCGTCGGCGAGCGATGCTGAGGACTGTGACGCATCATGTCACACCAGGACAGAAGATGTGGACCGTGACGGCGggcccaaacacaaacagtccaAGAAGGATGCTCGCCAGTCGCACAGAGACGCGGCCAACGCCAGGGAGAGGGCGAGGATGAGGGTGCTGAGCAAAGCTTTCTCCAGACTTAAAACCAGTTTGCCGTGGGTACCGGCGGACACCAAGCTGTCCAAACTGGACACCCTGCGCCTCGCCTCCAACTACATCTCACATCTGAGGCAGCTTCTGCAGGAGGACCGactggaggacagctttgtgcAGCCATCCACTTTG ACGTGGCCGTTTGCGATGGCAGGACACTCAGAGGACCAAGACATGTCCACCACTGGAAGACTTTGTGGAGCTACTGCCTGCTGA
- the trpa1b gene encoding transient receptor potential cation channel subfamily A member 1b — protein sequence MNFGREVARQTSCYTYVIGDEDPALACLNVFELTEKGDQALLESLVRKNPEVLREKDESGASPVHHAAAGGHVGLIHFISAVMGLHALNSRDDHGNVPLHLAVDKNQAESCRALLDLKADPNILNKALLSPLHLAISHGHNNLVELLLSYSTVDYNQSGDLGNTPCMMACSLNNCEALTLLIKHGARLCQQNKLGHFAVHAAAFAGARKAMEVILKAGEELGYFTDNHINYVDKSNSSPLHLAVRGGNIETIRFCIAMGAKVDQQQHDRSTPLHLACTQGAIEVVKLMLCSYGRVEEIINLKDGACQTPLHRATIFDHVELADYLISLGAEVNSTDCKGNSPLLVATSCGAWRTVALLLSKGANVSLKDKFGCNFLHLAILQPKGLKNLPEDILQRNSVKALLSCEDNEGCTPLHYACRLGIHDSVRNMLGLSGQLGLACKSKDKKSALHFAAQYGRVNTCHRLLETIKDSRLLNEGDERGLTPLHLASRGGHTEVVELLLRKGALFHSDYKGWTCLHHAASEGFTQTMDIILSANMKLLDKTDEDGNTALHIAARMGHVAAVMVMVNRAAEFTLNKNDTSFLHEALQNGKQDVVNAVIDSERCVEALVLFKPGSPQRSPILDMIEYLPETYKHLLDCCVRESEDDHNSPNYNIEYDFKWLQAPLEMQKDLDKSHRVQPLASLNAMVKYNRLELLNHPVCNKYLSMKWAAYGSTAHMLNMFLYLLGLLPLTHLIVTLRPSMNITETGERQLIMVPVSLKEQSLFLSFCMVMVLVMNIYAIIKEVLQIIQQRWNYIKDYSNQNDWFSAIFSLLFVIPLMANSQGSLHWQAGAMAVLQSWVGFLLYLQRFEGIGIYVVMFGEIMRTLYRVVMLFFYLLLAFALAFHALMLNQREFDNVPLALMQSFVMMVGELNYQNNFLDAYLNNELPFDFLTLFILTSFVLLMPILLVNLMIGLAVGDIAEVQKNAAMKRIAMQIDLHTALEDKLPYWFIKRADKPSIVVYPNRKCSKHFIMQLLSGGGEDGDDSWKRTQAASQTCSTIQNELKKQKCRMKEMSNILEKQHTLLKLIIQKMDITSEADEYDGPVNKRGSMWPRMCPPKRSSSSSSSVSRWVPLMKAIESKPK from the exons ATGAACTTCGGCAGGGAGGTGGCTCGACAGACCAGTTGTTATACATATGTCATAGGAGATGAGGATCCAGCCCTGGCGTGTCTAAATGTATTTGAG TTGACCGAGAAGGGTGACCAGGCTCTGCTGGAGAGCCTGGTGAGGAAGAACCCTGAGGTCCTACGTGAGAAAGATGAGAGCGGAGCCAGTCCCGTTCATCACGCCGCCGCGGGCGGCCATGTCGGCCTCATCCACTTCATCAGCGCTGTCATGGGCTTGCACG CTCTCAACAGCCGCGACGATCACGGCAACGTGCCCCTTCACCTGGCCGTGGACAAGAACCAGGCGGAGAGCTGCAGGGCTCTACTGGACCTGAAGGCCGACCCGAACATCCTCAACAAGGCCCTGCTGTCGCCTCTGCACCTGGCCATCAGCCATGGACACAACAACCTGGTGGAG CTCCTGCTCTCCTACAGCACGGTAGATTACAACCAGTCAGGAGATCTTGGCAACACCCCTTGCATGATGGCCTGCTCCCTCAACAACTGCGAAGCTCTCACCTTGCTG ATAAAACATGGAGCGCGACTCTGCCAGCAGAACAAGCTGGGCCATTTTGCTGTGCACGCAGCTGCCTTCGCAGGCGCAAGGAAGGCCATGGAAGTCATCCTGAAGGCCG GGGAGGAGCTGGGCTACTTCACTGACAACCACATTAACTATGTGGACAAATCCAACAGCAGTCCTCTCCACCTGGCCGTGAGAGGCGGGAACATCGAGACCATCCGCTTCTGCATCGCCATGGGGGCCAAAGTGGACCAGCAACAG CATGACAGATCCACGCCGCTTCATTTGGCTTGCACCCAAGGTGCCATCGAGGTGGTCAAACTGATGCTGTGCTCTTACGGCCGAGTGGAGGAGATCATTAACCTCAAGGATGGTGCCTGTCAGACGCCTTTACACAG GGCTACAATATTTGACCACGTGGAGCTAGCAGACTACCTCATATCTTTG GGTGCAGAGGTAAACTCCACTGACTGTAAAGGGAACTCCCCCTTGCTGGTGGCTACAAGCTGCGGGGCATGGAGAACCGTGgcgctgctgctgtcaaaag GGGCGAACGTCAGTCTAAAAGACAAATTTGGTTGCAACTTCCTCCACCTGGCCATCCTGCAACCTAAGGGGTTGAAAAACCTCCCAGAAGATATTCTGCAG CGTAACAGCGTGAAGGCCTTGCTGAGCTGCGAGGATAACGAGGGCTGCACCCCGCTCCACTACGCGTGCAGGCTGGGCATCCACGACTCGGTGCGGAACATGCTGGGACTCTCGGGGCAGCTGGGCCTCGCTTGCAAGTCCAAGGATAAGAAGTCGGCCCTGCACTTTGCTGCTCA GTATGGACGTGTTAATACGTGTCACAGGTTACTGGAGACCATCAAAGACTCCCGCTTGCTGAACGAAGGCGACGAGCGGGGCCTGACGCCGCTTCATTTGGCGTCCAGAGGGGGGCACACGGAGGtggtggagctgctgctgcgcAAAGGGGCTCTTTTTCACAG TGATTACAAGGGCTGGACCTGCCTGCACCATGCTGCCTCCGAGGGATTCACACAAACCATGGACATTATCTTATCGGCCAATATGAAGCTACTAGATAAAACAGATGAAGACGGG AACACCGCCCTCCACATCGCGGCGAGAATGGGCCACGTGGCTGCGGTCATGGTGATGGTGAATCGGGCCGCGGAGTTCACGCTGAACAAGAACGACACGTCGTTTCTCCACGAGGCGCTGCAAAACGGGAAACAAGATGTGGTCAATGCTGTCATTGACAGCGAAAG GTGTGTGGAGGCTCTGGTCCTGTTTAAACCCGGTTCACCTCAGCGAAGTCCCATACTCGACATGATCGAATATCTGCCTGAGACCTACAAG CACCTGTTGGACTGCTGCGTGAGGGAGTCTGAGGACGATCACAACAGCCCTAACTACAAC ATTGAATATGATTTCAAATGGCTCCAAGCTCCCCTTGAAATGCAGAAGGACCTGGACAAGTCCCATAGGGTTCAGCCCTTAGCTTCACTCAAT GCGATGGTGAAATACAACCGCCTTGAGCTCCTCAACCATCCAGTCTGCAATAAGTACCTCTCCATGAAGTG GGCGGCGTACGGGAGCACGGCCCACATGCTCAACATGTTCCTGTACCTTCTTGGCTTGCTGCCGCTGACCCACCTCATCGTCACTCTGAGGCCGTCCATGAACATCACAGAAACGGGCGAGCGTCAACTCATCATGGTGCCCGTGTCTCTGAAGGAG CAGAGTCTGTTCCTGTCCTTCTGTATGGTGATGGTCTTGGTCATGAACATCTACGCCATAATTAAGGAAGTGTTGCAGATAATACAGcag CGTTGGAACTACATCAAGGACTACTCCAACCAAAACGACTGGTTCTCTGCCATCTTCTCGCTTCTGTTCGTCATCCCTCTCATGGCCAACTCGCAAGGTTCTTTGCACTGGCAAGCAGGAGCTATGGCGGTTTTACAATCCTGGGTTGGATTTCTTCTGTATCTCCAGAG GTTTGAGGGCATTGGTATctatgttgtgatgttcggcgaGATCATGCGGACGCTGTATCGTGTTGTAATGCTCTTCTTTTACCTCCTGCTGGCGTTTGCCTTGGCCTTCCATGCTCTGATGCTCAACCAG AGAGAGTTTGACAACGTGCCGCTTGCACTGATGCAATCCTTCGTGATGATGGTGGGAGAACTCAACTACCAGAACAACTTCCTGGATGCTTATCTGAACAACGAGCTTCCCTTTGACTTCTTGACGTTGTTCATTTTGACGTCCTTTGTTCTGCTCATGCCCATCTTGCTGGTTAATCTGATG ATCGGTTTGGCGGTTGGAGACATCGCCGAAGTGCAGAAAAATGCTGCCATGAAACGAATAGCCATGCAG ATCGACCTCCACACCGCTCTGGAAGACAAGCTGCCTTACTGGTTTATCAAACGGGCCGACAAACCCTCCATCGTCGTCTACCCGAACCGCAAGTGTTCCAAG CACTTCATAATGCAACTACTATCAGGCGGCGGGGAGGACGGGGACGACAGTTGGAAGCGCACGCAGGCTGCTTCACAAACCTGCTCGACAATACAGAATGAGCTGAAAAAGCAGAAGTGCag GATGAAGGAGATGTCCAACATCCTGGAGAAGCAGCACACCCTGCTGAAGCTCATCATCCAGAAGATGGACATCACCTCCGAGGCGGACGAGTACGACGGTCCGGTGAACAAGAGGGGCAGCATGTGGCCCCGAATGTGTCCGCCCAAAcgctccagcagcagcagcagcagcgtgtcTCGCTGGGTGCCGCTCATGAAGGCCATCGAGTCCAAGCCCAAATGA